DNA from Armatimonadota bacterium:
CAGATGCGGAGAAAGCACGGCTGGCGCTTCTGCCTGAAGTCCCGACGATGGAGCGCCCGATGCCCACGCCGCAGCCGATACCTCAGGCCACTTTGCAGCGTGGACCAGCCGAAGCACCGTTCAAGGGCATTCTGCTCGGCCCGGACGGGTGGGTGGATCTCTTGATTGCTGTGGGGGCGAACGTCCCGGCGGGCACGCTGAAGATTCCCGTGAAGTGCGAACTCGGGAACCGTGTGACCAGCGACACGCTGACGGTTACGGTCCAGTAGCAGAGTTGGCCCTTGTACGTTGCAGGCCGGGCGGCAGTTCAGTGAAGACGCCGCCCGGTGCGCTTTGCGGGAGAGGGACGGCGGCTGCTCAGAGCGAATTGCAGGCCCGTGAAGACGCACGACCACCTAATGTGGGTTTCGCACCGGGAGATGAGTATTCATGCAGTCTGCGTATCCCGCCGCGCTACTGATTGCACTGGCCGTGACGGCTTGCGCGTGTGCGCAGGCCGAATCCGGCGCGAAGCCTTTGACTGCGAGGGAATTGGGCTTTCGTTTACACCCGAAGGCGCGTCATCTGTCACAAGGCATGGCGGCCGGCTCCTTCGTGGACCTGGGAGACGGCCGGCTGCTCAACCTGGGCGCCGAAAACGGCGGTACCGTGCGGGTGAGCGCGGACGACGGGAAGACCTGGGCGCCCTACGCCACTATGGTTCCGGGAGAGGGGCCGGGCAAGCCCACCCGGGAACTCGAGTGCGCCATCGCTCTGCGCACAAAGAGTGGTGTGATAGTGTACATCTACCGGGACTTCGAGAACTGGCATTGGAAGTGGGACGATGCCACCGGCGAGGCGGTGGATCCACTACTCACCGTCTGGTCGATCCGCAGCCTGGATGACGGGAAGACCTGGCAGGACCGCCAGATGATTTTCGACGGCTACTGCGGCTCTCTCAATGACATCATCCAGACGAGAGACGGCAACATCGTGGTGCCGGTGCAGAGGTATGTGCCAAATCCCGGCCGCCATTGCCAGTGTACTTATGTATCGACGGACGACGGCCTCACGTGGAAGCGCAGCAATATCATCGATCTGGGCGGACATGGGCACCACGATGGGGCCATAGAGGGCTCGCTCACGGAACTGGCGGACGGACGCCTTCTCATGTTCATGCGTACCGCGCTGGATCGGCTGTGGAAGGCTTGGTCTTTCGACGGCGGACTGACCTGGCGGCAAGTCGAGCCAAGCGACATCCCGGCCAGCAACGCCCCGGGCTTCGTGACCCGGCTTGCGAGCGGGAGACTGGCGCTGATCTGGAACCCGTTGACCCCGGGGAAGACGATGCGCCCGCTGTTGGAGTTACGGCCCAAAGGCCCGCGCATTGGCTGGGGCACAGAGCTTCCCAGCGACGGCTGGCGTGATTCGCTGCTGATGGCGCTATCGGAGGACGACGGGGAGACTTGGACCGAGTCAGTCACCATCGCGCGAGGGACGCGGCTGTGCTACCCGCAGATCTGGGAGCGCCGCCCGGGAGAATTGTGGACCAGTTGGGTGGCAGGGAAGAACTGGACGCGAAATCTGGTGGCTGTGATGGAAGAAGACCTGCTGAAAGCCGCCGAGCCGCCGGCGGGCGAGCCCTTGACCATCGTGTGCTTCGGGGATTCCACCACCGCGCCCCGGGGCGGGATCATCATCTACCCGATGCTTCTCGAATGGGAACTGGAGGGCTCCGGGCGCGCGATCAAGGTCGTGAACGCCGGGCGTGGATCGGATAGCACAGACTCGGCGCGGGAGCGTTTCGACGCGCAGGTGCTGGCCCACAAGCCTGACCTGGTGATCATCCAGTTCGGCTTGAATGACTCGGCCATTGATGTCTGGCGCGGTCAGACCGAACCTCGCCTGCCAATCGATGAGTATGAGCGGAACCTGGACCGGTTCGTGACGGAACTGAAGGCCGCCGGGTCGCGAGTGATCCTGATGACACCGAACCCGGTGCGATGGACCGACAAGCTCAAGGAACTCTACGGGAAGCCTCCGTACAACCCGGACGACCCCGACGGCTTCAACGGCTTGGTCCGGGAGTATGCAGAACGCTGCCGGCAGGTGGCTGCAAGGCAGCAGGTTCCCCTGGTGGACACCTTCACCATGTTCCAGGACTACGGCAAACAGGAGGGGCAGACGGTGGATGCCCTCCTGAGCGACGGCATGCACCCGAATGACGCCGGGCATGCTATGGAAGCGGATGCGCTGCTGCCCATCATCCGGGAGATGTTCGGCCTGCCGGGCGCATAGTGCATCGGTGTGATTGGCTGAGAGAGAACGGAACTGAGCATAACAGCGCGCCCCCTTCTGCTCTTGGTGGCTCTCGCGATTACCGGTCCCGGCGCTCACCCAGGAGACGCTGTGTGACTCCTTTGAGCAAGGGGTACCGGGCTATTGGCAGGCGTCGCGCCCGGGTTCGCAGGGCAAACATTCCGAGAAGAGGATCTAGGCACGGGCGCGGCTGTCAGCACAACGGAGAGTTCCCCCCGTAGTCGATCTCGCGCGACAGCAGCATGGGCTTGATCTTGGCCCACGGCTCGTCGTCTATCAGCACATGGCGCTTACGCCTCGCGGCCATGAGTGGTCACCCCCGTCGCCTCCTGGTGTATGCAGCACCCTTGGATTTCTGGATGCCGGCAGACGTGGCGCCCCGGGGTGTCGGACAGGGGCTCCCGTCTCTTCTCCGCGGGTTGTCGCTCATCGGTTGTCAAACCGTCTCCCAGAGACCCAAATGGGGCAAAAGTCCTGCAGCGCCTGGCTCTCCGTCTCGTCCGGATTTTTCGTTGCAGGTGTCCTGCGCAACGATCGCGAAGTAGTGAGAAAAGCATGCTGCGAGAAAGGGCGTCTATCATGTTTGGTCTGGGCCCGCAAGAGCTTGTCATTATTCTGCTCATCATCGTAGTGCTCTTCGGGGGGCGCAAGATTCCGGAGATTCTGCGCGGGCTCGGGCAGGGCCTGAGGGAGTTCAAGTCGGCGTCGCGCGAGCCGGTCGAGAAGCCGACCGCACCGGTGCCTGCCGACAAGCAGCCGAATGATGACGATGAGGCCGGCGAGGCCTGACAGCCCGGCCTGCCTTTACTTCTGCCGCATCACAACCGGAATGCAAGTACTGCCGCGTCTGCCGCCGACGTAACCGTGTTGGCTCGATCCTGTCGTTCTCGGGGCTGCGCTCTCTGCGCCCACCTGGAGGCCCTGGTATGACTACCGCGCGGCTGAACCTCGACTTGCTTCGCTCCTGCCGGTCTCCCCGAAGTTCCCCGCCCGTGAGTGCTCTGGATTACCTGGAAGACAATGCCGAGAATCTGAGGCTGAGCCGGCGGGAGATGCTGGGCCTGGCGGGAATGGCCGCCGCCATGACTCCTCCAGGCGCCAGAGCGCTCCGTGCGGGTATGCTGGGCCCCTTCACCGTGCGCGCCGACCGGGACCGCGTCGCCTTCAGCATTGGAGGACGTGAAGCCTTCGTAGTGGACCGCAGGCAGTTCGGCGGCGACCCGAAGCTCGACTTCACGCGCTCTGACCAGCGGATCTCACTGGCATTGACGGATGCGCTGTGGCCCGGTACGCGGATCCCGGCAGACTTCCAGTGCGAGATTCTCCCGGCGATTTTCGGCTGGCGCATGCGGCTGCGGATGAAGACCGGCGGCCTCAGGGCAGAGGTTAGCTTCGAGCGCTGGCTGGCCGGTGAGGAGCCGGCGCGCGGGCCCGTGAGTCTGAGTGCTACGGCCTGCACGCCCGAGCCTGGTGTCGCGCTGCGTCTTGCCGGGCGCGCGGAGGCGGAGTTCCGGCCCGACTGGACGCTCCAGCTGACAGGCGAGAGCGTCGGGCAGCTCTCCGGGCTGGCCGGGGTGCTGAAGTCGGATGATGTGCGTCTGTGGCTTCAAGGCGGGGACGCGCCCAGCCTCCTGCGCGAGCCTCCTGCAAGGCGCACCGAAATCAGCCTCGAGCGCGGCGAGCAGTCCTGGAAGCTGGAAGACCTCGCGCCGGTTGCCGATCCGAAGTCGGTGCGCTGGGAGCGCGAGCCCTTCGATGAGATGCGCATCGAGACCGGGCTCGGCGCTGGGAACCGGGTCTCGTGCGCCCTGGCGGCCTTCGGGCGGAAGCCGGAGTCAGTGCTGTGGTACTCTCCCGGCAACGAGAGCGGGAACGGCCACGAGCCGGTCTGGCTCTCCCTTGCGCGTCCGCGGTACGCGATGGCATTCGACCGTACAGGCCGTCATGAGGCGCTGGTCTCCGACTTTGGTGAAGAGAGCACCTGGGTACATACGGAGCTCTGCAGCCTGAAGGTGGGTGGAGGCTCCGACGGTGGGTTCGAGATGCTGCGGGAACCGGGCCGGCCGGTGATGGCTCGCTGTGAGCCCCCACTGCTGGAACTGGCGGCACCCCTGGCGGGTGCCCTGGTGCAGCCCACCCCCCCGAAAGGGCAGGCCACTGTGAGTTTCGCATCCACCGGTACCCAGGTTGCGCAGGTACGAGCGCCCGGTGGACAGCCGCCGGTGGTAAGGCCGCAGCAACCTCCGAAGCCTGCTGAGCCGCCGGTTGCCCAGCCTGTGCCGGCGAGGCCGCCGGCGGTGCGCCCCCAGGAGCCGGTGGTGGTCGCTCCGCCGCTCGCAGTTCCGCTGGACATGTTCATTGTGCCCGTGATTCGCCCGAGCGACCTTCTCTCCCTGGCGTTTCAGTTCACGAATTTGAAGCTTGAGACGACCGATAGTGGACAGCCGCGGCTGGTGCGGAGGGACGCGAGCAAGCCCGCCTACATCACCGTGCATTTCCCGCCGCAGCACATCGCGGAGGAGGCGTTCCTGGAGACGGCGCCCGAGGTGGATCAGCTGCCGGGCGCCGCGCAGGATGAGCAGACGGACCCGCCGCCTGTGGGTGCACGTCTGGCAGACAGCAGCCGGCTTGTGTTTGCTGTGCCGAAGGATGTTGAGGAGATCCCATATACGCTGGAGAGCCTCCTGGACTGGAGCAAGCTGGAGCCGTCGCTCTCGCCACTTGCGCAGCCGCCTCCCGATCCCCCAAGAAAAGTCGTGCCCCCAAAGGGCGCAGGGATCATCGTCGTGCCCGAGGTGAAGGCGTTGCAGCCCGGTGCGGTGGCGCGCCGGGATGATCCGACGCGTCCATCCGGGAAGCTGGTCTTCACCCCTTCGGCGACGGGTGCGGCAAGAGGCCTGTCGATGGACCCCGTCTCGGGGTTGCGTCTGGCTCCCACAGCCGAGGTGGTTATGCCTCGGATCCCGCTGAAGCCTTCGGAACCGACGGAGCTCCAGACGGCCATCGAAGCTCCATACAGACTGGTGATGTCGCCGAACCAGACTGCGGGCTGGGTGCACGCGCTGCGTGAAGTGGTGCGGGACGGCAGGACCGAGCTTTGGCACACGCGCCTGGGGGTGCGAGGCGAGGACGGGACGGTCTACGATAATCAGTACGTCTACGGCCTGCAGGACGGTAGCCTGCGGGTGCTGCGAGTGGATGTGTCCGGGAGCAGGAACGACTACTACCGGACGCTGCGGGCCATCTGGTCGCCGGATTACTCCGACCCCATGCCCACACACAACAACCTGCCCTTCCGCATGTCGCTGGACAGGCGCGACCGGTGCGAACTGGTGTGGCTCACAGGTGACCCGACCATCGACGGCTATCGAAGCCGGATCGTGCGAGCCGATCGCTTCATGCTCAGCTCCCTGGGCGTGTGGATGAATGTGCGCTACGCGGCTGACATCCCCCTGGGGACAGGGCTGTCGGTGGAAGAATGGCGGCATCACGCGAATATGGGCCGCGACCAGAAAGTGCGCGTGGTCTACAAGGGCTTCCTGTTCCCCTTCGGACACCCGGCCTCGCTGGTGAAGGTCACCGAGCGGAAGATCGAGCGCAAGGGTTCAGTGTTCGTGGCATACCTGCGACAGCGCTACTTCATCGTGGTGCGCGAGCCTGAGCAGACCTACCCGGCGTATGGCCAGGATAAGAACGCCCGGGGGATGCCCTTCCGGAAAATCACCCTGACCACGCTGATCACCCCGACTCTTGATGAACCCCAGGGCGTACTCGGCGCGGGATTCTCCGCCCAGGCCGCTTTCTGGCCGCGCACCGGTAATAAGGACTTCCTGTTCCACATCAAGGCGGAGGACTGGGACGGACAGGAAGCCGAGTTCACCGCCCCGATGCTCTTCGTGGGCGCGGAGGACCGGGTTTCGTATCGGCATGACACGATGCAGACCATCCGCAACCACTACAACCAGGCCTCGAACAAGGAGCGCCGGCAGCGGGAGACCTTCGGGCAGAACGTGGCTTTCGCCGAAAGCAGCGCCGCCAGCCCCGGTGACACAACCCTCGAGACGCAAGCGGTGACCTTCCAGGCTGATCTTCCGGCCAGTGGCACGAGTCCGGATGAGTTCGAGAAACGCAATTCGGTGCGGGGGTTCCCGTCCCTCGCGGAAGCGCGCGTCCGGGTGCCGGCGATCACCCAGATGATGGGAACTGATCAGGAAGTAACAGTTGGAATCGCCGACAGCTACAAGGACAACGGGATGGATGGCGGCCAGAACAAGGGCGAGGTCTTCCTGAAGCTCAAGGAGACAGCGGACCTGCTTTTCCCCGGAGACATGTCAGGCGGCCTGGTCAGTCCCGATCTGGCGATCAGCGGGCTGTCACGCAAGTTCGGTCCGGTGGCCGGGGATATTGCAAACCTGGCCAAAGGCGTCTTCAACCCGCAGGACTT
Protein-coding regions in this window:
- a CDS encoding exo-alpha-sialidase, with the protein product MQSAYPAALLIALAVTACACAQAESGAKPLTARELGFRLHPKARHLSQGMAAGSFVDLGDGRLLNLGAENGGTVRVSADDGKTWAPYATMVPGEGPGKPTRELECAIALRTKSGVIVYIYRDFENWHWKWDDATGEAVDPLLTVWSIRSLDDGKTWQDRQMIFDGYCGSLNDIIQTRDGNIVVPVQRYVPNPGRHCQCTYVSTDDGLTWKRSNIIDLGGHGHHDGAIEGSLTELADGRLLMFMRTALDRLWKAWSFDGGLTWRQVEPSDIPASNAPGFVTRLASGRLALIWNPLTPGKTMRPLLELRPKGPRIGWGTELPSDGWRDSLLMALSEDDGETWTESVTIARGTRLCYPQIWERRPGELWTSWVAGKNWTRNLVAVMEEDLLKAAEPPAGEPLTIVCFGDSTTAPRGGIIIYPMLLEWELEGSGRAIKVVNAGRGSDSTDSARERFDAQVLAHKPDLVIIQFGLNDSAIDVWRGQTEPRLPIDEYERNLDRFVTELKAAGSRVILMTPNPVRWTDKLKELYGKPPYNPDDPDGFNGLVREYAERCRQVAARQQVPLVDTFTMFQDYGKQEGQTVDALLSDGMHPNDAGHAMEADALLPIIREMFGLPGA
- the tatA gene encoding twin-arginine translocase TatA/TatE family subunit, whose product is MFGLGPQELVIILLIIVVLFGGRKIPEILRGLGQGLREFKSASREPVEKPTAPVPADKQPNDDDEAGEA